The Vibrio pomeroyi genome window below encodes:
- a CDS encoding long-chain fatty acid--CoA ligase, with protein sequence MANLDFHIVKRLRDQIAQGGNRTALKHKVDNVWQGISWEQFGQQIDTLSLALLAQGLRVQDKIGIYSNNMPQWTVADFASLQARLVTVPIYPTNTAAQSSYIIQNADVKILFVGEQVQFDAAVSLFEECEQLEVVVAMSDDIDLQGHSFAVSWADFMARGVEAQQAELDARLADASMDDLLTLIYTSGTTGQPKGVMLDYTNIGYQLEGHDERLSLSKDDVSLCFLPLSHVFERAWTFYVLYKGATNCYLQDTMQVRDALSDVKPTVMCAVPRFYEKIFSAIHEKVSKAPFIRKVLFTWAVNMGAKLSVCHQEGRTPSLMLKKSHALADKLVLSKLRALLGGNINFMPCGGAKLDETIGRFFHAIGINVKLGYGMTETTATVSCWDDRCFNPDSIGMSMPGAEVKIGAQNEILVRGPMVMRGYYKMPEETAKTFDEHGFLKTGDAGHFDENGNLFITDRIKELMKTSGGKYIAPQVVEGAIGKDHFIEQIAVIADTRKFVSALIVPCYDSLEEYAKELNIKYHDRVELIKHHQIVEMLEKRVNDLQQELAKFEQVKKFKLLPKAFSMDDGELTPTQKLRRKVINDKYQDEIEEMYTEKSKDK encoded by the coding sequence ATGGCCAATTTAGATTTTCATATCGTAAAAAGACTTCGTGACCAAATTGCCCAAGGCGGCAACCGTACAGCTTTGAAGCATAAAGTAGACAATGTATGGCAAGGTATTAGCTGGGAGCAGTTTGGACAACAAATCGATACGCTTTCATTAGCACTATTGGCTCAGGGACTGAGAGTTCAAGATAAGATCGGTATCTATTCAAACAATATGCCTCAATGGACCGTGGCAGATTTTGCATCTTTACAAGCTCGCCTTGTGACTGTGCCGATTTATCCAACCAACACAGCAGCGCAGTCGTCTTACATCATCCAAAATGCGGATGTGAAGATCTTATTCGTTGGTGAGCAAGTTCAATTTGACGCGGCGGTGAGCCTATTTGAAGAGTGCGAACAGCTAGAAGTGGTTGTTGCGATGTCTGATGATATCGACCTTCAAGGCCATAGCTTCGCGGTATCTTGGGCTGATTTCATGGCACGCGGTGTTGAGGCTCAGCAAGCTGAACTTGATGCTCGTCTTGCAGATGCAAGCATGGACGACTTACTGACTCTTATCTATACCTCTGGTACTACTGGCCAGCCGAAAGGCGTAATGCTTGATTACACCAATATTGGCTATCAATTAGAAGGCCACGATGAGCGTCTAAGCTTAAGCAAAGACGATGTCTCATTATGTTTCTTACCTCTATCTCACGTATTTGAGCGAGCGTGGACCTTCTACGTTCTCTATAAAGGCGCAACCAACTGTTACCTACAAGATACTATGCAGGTGCGTGACGCGCTGAGCGACGTGAAGCCAACCGTAATGTGTGCGGTTCCACGTTTCTACGAGAAGATCTTCTCTGCAATTCACGAGAAGGTTTCGAAAGCGCCGTTTATCCGTAAGGTTCTATTTACTTGGGCGGTGAACATGGGAGCGAAACTCTCTGTTTGTCATCAAGAAGGTCGCACTCCCTCGCTAATGCTGAAGAAGAGCCATGCGCTAGCAGATAAGCTTGTTTTATCTAAGCTGAGAGCACTGTTAGGCGGCAACATCAACTTCATGCCATGTGGTGGCGCCAAGCTGGATGAAACCATCGGTCGCTTCTTCCATGCTATCGGTATTAACGTAAAACTTGGCTACGGCATGACAGAAACTACAGCAACGGTTTCGTGCTGGGATGACCGCTGCTTTAACCCTGATTCTATCGGCATGTCGATGCCTGGCGCAGAAGTTAAGATTGGTGCTCAGAACGAGATTCTTGTTCGAGGCCCAATGGTGATGCGCGGCTACTACAAGATGCCTGAAGAAACTGCGAAGACATTTGATGAGCATGGTTTCTTGAAAACCGGTGATGCGGGTCATTTTGATGAAAATGGTAACCTGTTCATTACTGACCGTATCAAAGAGCTGATGAAAACCTCTGGCGGTAAATACATTGCACCGCAAGTGGTGGAAGGCGCGATTGGTAAAGATCACTTTATCGAACAGATTGCGGTTATCGCTGACACACGTAAATTCGTTTCTGCACTGATTGTTCCTTGTTACGACTCGCTAGAAGAGTACGCAAAAGAACTGAACATCAAGTACCACGACCGTGTTGAGCTTATTAAGCACCACCAAATTGTTGAGATGCTAGAGAAGCGCGTGAATGACCTACAGCAAGAGCTAGCCAAGTTTGAGCAAGTGAAGAAGTTCAAGCTACTGCCAAAAGCGTTTTCTATGGATGATGGCGAACTGACGCCGACACAGAAACTGCGTCGTAAGGTTATCAACGATAAGTATCAAGACGAAATCGAAGAAATGTACACTGAAAAGTCTAAAGATAAGTAG